One Serratia liquefaciens genomic window, TCTCGGTAATGGGCCACGGTATGGGTATCCCATCCTGCTCCATCTATGCGCGTGAACTGATTGCCGAATTCGGCGTGAAGAAAATCATCCGCGTGGGTTCTTGCGGCGCGGTGCGTGACGATATCAAACTGCGTGATGTGGTGATCGGTATGGGTGCTTGCACCGATTCCAAAGTGAACCGCATGCGTTTCAAGGATCACGACTACGCGGCGATCGCCGACTTCGACATGGTGCGTAACGCAGTAGATGCGGCAGCGGCGCAGGGCATCCCGGCACGCGTAGGTAACATCTTCTCCGCTGATCTGTTCTATACGCCGGATCCGGATATGTTCCAGGTGATGAAGAAGTACGGCATCCTAGGCGTGGAAATGGAAGCGGCCGGCATCTACGGCGTGGCGGCTGAGCTGTTCGAAGAGTTCGGTTCCAAGGCCCTGACCATTTGTACCGTTTCCGACCACATTCTGCGTCATGAAGCGACCACCGCGGCAGAGCGTCAAACCACCTTTAATGAAATGATCATTATCGCGCTGGAATCTGTGCTGTTGGGCGACAAAGCCTAATCATACTGCGGGCGCAGCGTTCTGCTGCGCCCCAGCTAATCTATTCATCGTACTCCCCTCATTTTCTTGAAATGCTTTACCTTATAGATAATTAGCGCTATTACTCTATTCACCAATCTATTCACTCATCTATTCATCTATGACTAGCCTCGAGCAAGTTCTGCGTAAGGGGCCCGCCGCGTCGAAAGCACTCACCGATGCGCTGGGTATCAGCCAACCGACGCTGTCGCGCCGTATCCATACGCTGGCGGAAGCGGTGCTGACTATGGGTAAAGGCCGAGCCACCCGCTATGCATTGCGCAGGGTTGTGGGAGGGGAGACGCATTTTCCACTCTATCAGGTGAGCGAGCAGGGCAAGGTCTCTAAGCTGGCCACGCTTTATCCTGTCTATCCGGCGGAGAGTTATGCGGTCCACAATGAGCAAAATGGCGAATGGCACCTCTATGATGGATTGCCTTGGTACCTTAATGATCTGCGGCCGACAGGTTTTCTTGGTCGGGCGTGGGGGAAAGCCATCTCGCATGTTTTGCGGCTGCCGGAAGATACCTTGCTATGGAGCGAAGAACAGCGCTTGGTAGCCGTTTGTCACTTTGGGGATGACATGAGTGGCAGTCTGTTGCCCGGTAATGGAAGTTATCAACGCTGGCTGGCCCGGAGTCCGCAGGAAGCCGTGCCGATGACGGATAAAAAAATCCGCTACGCGCAGCTGGCGAAGCTGGCGCTGGCAGGGGAACTGGTCGGGTCTTCTGCAGGCGGAGAGCAACCCAAGTTTATCGCCTATGCCGAACTGAAGGATGATCGATGCGGTCATGTGCTGGTGAAATTCAGTACGGCGCCGGAAAACCCGAATGCTCAGCGTTGGAGTGATTTGCTGATCGCAGAATCACTGGCGTTGCAGGTTGTGGCGGAAGCCGGATTTCCTGCTGCACAGGGTGAAATCCTGCTGGGTGAGGACCGGCAATGTTTTCTGGAGATCGAGCGGTTCGATCGCATAGGTCAGTTTGGCCGGGTGGCGATGGTTTCGTTGGAAGCCCTGGATGCCGAATTCAGCGGGAGCGGCAATGTTAACTGGGCCACTGCCGCCAAGGGGTTACTGCGGCAAGGTGTGATCGACCGTCCGACCTGTCAGCGAATGGCTCTGTATTGGGCATTCGGCAGATTGATAGCCAATAGTGATATGCACCAGGGTAATTTATCGTTCTTGCGCCCTGAACAGCGGCCGATAGCGCTGGCGCCGTTATACGATATGTTGCCGATGGCATTTGCTCCAACCAGCAGCGGCAATATGCGGCACACCGCGTTGGAAATTCGGCTGAGCCATGAAGTCAGCGGCGCTATTTGGCGGCAGGCGGAATTGATGGCGCTGGCGTTCTGGCAACGTACGGCACAGCATGAGCTGATCAGCGAGGCGTTCCGTGGTGTTGCCGACCAGATGTTGATGCAGGTTCAAGGGCTGAACGAACACATCCAGCGCATGGCTTAGAGGGAGCCTAGGGCTGAGTTTGATGACAAAGTAGTCTTTGAGCCTGAGATACCCGGGCCTAGCGCACCGAGGGGCCATTATGGGACACGTCCATGTGTCCCACCCTACGGGCCGACTGGAAGTCGTTCCCATTTGCTCCCGGCAAATGGGTCGGCGGGCAAGCCGCTACGACCCCTACGGCACGCTCTCCCTAATAACGGGCTTTGTCAGCGGTCTAGCCTAGGGCTTCTTCTCTTCTTTCTTTTCTTCCGGCCGTTCGTCATCGTCATTCTCCACCGTATTACCTTCTTCCAATGGCGTATTGGCGGTTAACAGGTACGGGGACTGCTGCCAGCGGCTGCGGCGGTGCTGCAGCAGGGTACGCGCCAGGATGATGCCGATGGCCAGCGCCAGCAGGATCATCAGGCGCAGCAGGTTGGTGGTGTTATCCACCTGTTTGGATTCGGTCGCCAGCACGTGGGTGTCCAGCGTGATGCGGATAAAGCCGATCGGCCCGTCTTTGTTCTCGATGGGCTCTACCAGTTGATGATTGAAGTAGCTGCCGGCGCGTTTACCGTCAAGCGACAGGCGATCGCGTATACTTATCTGCTCACCGGCGTGGGAAACCA contains:
- a CDS encoding YtjB family periplasmic protein, producing MARAKLKFRLHRTAIILICLALLVLLMQGASYFSLSHQLARSEQVEELAQTLTKQVASSLAPLMDDDSDVDNQRIDAILNQLTDHSRILDASVYQLDGSLVSHAGEQISIRDRLSLDGKRAGSYFNHQLVEPIENKDGPIGFIRITLDTHVLATESKQVDNTTNLLRLMILLALAIGIILARTLLQHRRSRWQQSPYLLTANTPLEEGNTVENDDDERPEEKKEEKKP
- the deoD gene encoding purine-nucleoside phosphorylase, with amino-acid sequence MATPHINAEMGDFADVVLMPGDPLRAKYIAETFLEGAVEVNNVRGMLGFTGTYKGRKISVMGHGMGIPSCSIYARELIAEFGVKKIIRVGSCGAVRDDIKLRDVVIGMGACTDSKVNRMRFKDHDYAAIADFDMVRNAVDAAAAQGIPARVGNIFSADLFYTPDPDMFQVMKKYGILGVEMEAAGIYGVAAELFEEFGSKALTICTVSDHILRHEATTAAERQTTFNEMIIIALESVLLGDKA
- the yjjJ gene encoding type II toxin-antitoxin system HipA family toxin YjjJ, producing MTSLEQVLRKGPAASKALTDALGISQPTLSRRIHTLAEAVLTMGKGRATRYALRRVVGGETHFPLYQVSEQGKVSKLATLYPVYPAESYAVHNEQNGEWHLYDGLPWYLNDLRPTGFLGRAWGKAISHVLRLPEDTLLWSEEQRLVAVCHFGDDMSGSLLPGNGSYQRWLARSPQEAVPMTDKKIRYAQLAKLALAGELVGSSAGGEQPKFIAYAELKDDRCGHVLVKFSTAPENPNAQRWSDLLIAESLALQVVAEAGFPAAQGEILLGEDRQCFLEIERFDRIGQFGRVAMVSLEALDAEFSGSGNVNWATAAKGLLRQGVIDRPTCQRMALYWAFGRLIANSDMHQGNLSFLRPEQRPIALAPLYDMLPMAFAPTSSGNMRHTALEIRLSHEVSGAIWRQAELMALAFWQRTAQHELISEAFRGVADQMLMQVQGLNEHIQRMA